In Rhodococcus qingshengii JCM 15477, the sequence CAGGTAGTGGAGAAGGTCGGCCAGAAGCTGGCAGTGCAGCTTCGTGAGGACACTCTCGACGTCTATGCCCGCGCCTCCAACTTCGCAGCGGATCGCGGAATCATCCTTGCCGACACCAAGCTCGAATTCGGTCTCGACTCCGCTGGAAACCTCGTGCTCGCCGACGAGGTGCTCACCCCCGACTCGTCGCGCTACTGGCCTCTCGAAGGCTACGAAGCGGGCAAGGTGCAGCCCAGTTTCGACAAGCAGTTCGTGCGCGACTGGCTCACGAGCCCCGAATCCGGCTGGGACCGTAGCTCGGACACGACACCGCCGCCGTTGCCGCAGGAGATCGTCGACGCGACCCGGGCACGCTACATCGAGGCGTACGAGCGTATTTCCGGTCTGTCCTTCGACGATTGGGTCGGTCCCAGCGCATGAGCCTGATCCCGCCGGTCGCAAAGAAGGTCCCCACCGAACGTACCCATCACGGACACACGTTCGTCGATGACTACGAGTGGCTGCGGGACAAGGACAACGCCGAGGTAGTCGCATACCTCGAAGCCGAAAACGCGTACACCGACGAGCAGACGGCCGCGCTCGAGCCCTTGCGCGAGAAGATCTTCCAGGAGATCAAGTCGCGGACGCAGGAAACCGACATGTCGGTGCCCACGCGCATGGGTAAGTGGTGGTACTACTCGCGCAGCGTGGAAGGCAAGTCGTACACCGTCCAGTGCCGGTGCCCCATCGCCGGTGAAGATGACTGGACTCCGCCCGACCTGACGCCCGGCGTCGAGCTGGCCGACGAGCAGATCCTCATGGACGGCAACGTCGAAGCCGAAGGGCACGAGTTCTTTTCGCTCGGCGCGTTCTCCATCAGCGAGGACGGCACGTTGCTCGCGTACTCGGTGGACATCGTCGGCGACGAGCGGTACACCTTGCGGTTCAAGAACCTCGAGACCGGTGAGATGCTCGCCGACGAGATTCCCGATACCGCGCCTGGCGCCACCTGGGCGATCGACCACAGTCACGTCTTCTACATGACGGTCGACGACTCCTGGCGTCCGGACACGGTGTGGCGTCACAAGCTGGGAACGCCGCAGAGTCAAGATGTTTCGGTGTTCCACGAGCCCGACGAACGGTACTGGGTTTCGGTGGGGTCCACCCGCAGCGAGAAGTACCTGATGATCTGGGTCGGTTCCAAGGTGACCAGCGAAGGCTGGATGCTGGAATCGGCGAACCCGGAAGGCGACTTCCGCGTCATCATCCCGCGTCGCGAGGGCGTCGAGTACGGGGCCGAGCACGCCGTGATCGGGGGAGAGGACCGCTTCCTGATCCTCCACAACGACGTCGTCGACGGCATCAAGGCAGAGAACTTCGTGTTGGTGGAAGCTCCCGTGTCGGATCCGATGAACATGACGACGCTGATCGAGCACAGCGCGGACGTTCGGCTGGAAGAAGCCGAAGCCTTTGCCGGACACCTCGTCCTGAGCTACCGACGCGAGGCGCTCACTCGGGTTGCCGTGTGGCCGTTGACGGATGACGGCTACGGCGAACGCCACGAGATCGACTTCGACGAAGAACTCTTCAGCATCGGCATGGGGTCCAACCCGGAATGGGCGCAGCCCACCATCCGGCTCGGGTTCACCTCATTCATCACTCCCGGGCAGGTGTACGACTACTACGTCGCCAGTGGTGAACTGGCACTGCGTAAGTCGCAGCCCGTTCTCGGAGACTTCGATGCGAGTAACTACGAGCAGCGTCGCGACTGGGCAGTAGCCGACGACGGAACCCGCATTCCGCTCTCGATCGTGAGGCGCGTAGGTGCGCCGCAAGGTCCCGCGCCGCTGCTGTTGTACGGCTACGGTTCCTACGAGGCGAGCATCGACCCGTCGTTCTCGGTTGCCCGCTTGTCGTTGCTCGATCGCGGTGTCGTCTTCGTCGTCGCACACGTGCGCGGCGGCGGCGAGATGGGCCGTCACTGGTACGAAAACGGCAAGACGCTCACCAAGAAGAACACCTTCACCGATTTTGTCTCTTGCGCAAAGCATTTGATCGACACCGGTGTCACGTCGGCCGACCGGATGGTTGCCGACGGCGGTAGTGCAGGTGGATTGCTGATGGGCGCTGTCGCCAACATCGCTCCGGAACTGTTTGCCGGCATTCTCGCCAACGTTCCGTTTGTCGACCCGTTGACGTCGATTCTCGATCCGTCGCTGCCGTTGACGGTCATCGAGTGGGACGAATGGGGAGATCCGCTGCACAACAAGGACGTCTACGACTACATGCGCTCGTACAGCCCGTACGAGAACGTGGAAGCCAAGGACTATCCCGCCATTCTTGCGATCACGAGCATCAACGACACCCGTGTTCTGTACGTGGAGCCGGCCAAGTGGGTCGCAAAACTGCGCGCCACCAAGACCGGTGATGCTCCGCTACTTCTCAAGACCGAGATGAGCGCCGGACACGGCGGTGTCAGCGGTCGGTACGAGAAGTGGAAAGAGGTCGCGTTCGAGTTCGCCTGGGTGTTGGACACCGTGGGCGCGAACTAGCTTCTGTGTCAATCAGGTTCGGTGACTGTCAGGTTCTGTGTCAATCAGGTTCTGCGGTAACGAACCTGAGGGCGCCCAGCGCGCCCGTACTCGGTCTCCCGGGTGAGCATGCCGTCGTCTGCCAGCTTTTCCAGGTAGCGCCAGGCTGTCACCCGGGACACGCCGACCGATGCTGCCACCTCTGCAGCGGTCACGGGTCCCTCAGAATCCCGGACGGACGCTGCGACGAGTCCGAGTGTTTGAGACGCAAAGCCTTTCGGTGCCGCTGCTCGATCGTCGGACGTTCGTAGCGCGGACATCGCGCGGTCGATGTCGTGTTGACTGACCGCAGACTCTCCAGCGGGAAGCGCTGCACGATATTCGAGGTAGCGCTCGAGCTTGTCGCGGAATGCTGCGAAAGTGAACGGCTTGAGAAGATAGAGGACGATCCCGCGAGCCACGGCGCTTCGGACCACCTCCAGATCGCGCGCCGAGGTAACCGCGATGATGTCCGGACTCGGGCGCAAACCGCCCAGGGCGGAAGCCACGTCGAGACCGCTGGCGTCGGGCAACCCGATGTCGAGCAGGACCAGGTCGATGGGCTGGTCGGTGGCGTTGGCCGCCGTAACTGCACGCACGGCGGCGTTCCCGGAATGAACCACGCCGTGGACCACGAATTCCGGCACTCGCTCGACGTACGAACGGTGCGCCTGGGCGATCAACGGTTCGTCGTCGACTATCAGTACACGGATCATCGCGGTGCTTCCGCCTCGCGCAGCGGGATTCGGACAACCAGCATGGAGCCCATCGCCGGTTCGCTGGTGAGCGTGCCGCCGTGCCGTTTCACCACTTGAGAGACGAGTGCGAGCCCGAGTCCGCGAGAGCCGGATTTTGTGGAGTAGCCACGGCCCTTGGCCTTTTCGAGTGCTTCGGGTGTCATTCCCGGGCCGCTGTCGGCGACGGCAACAACCATCATCGAATCCTCTTCCATTACCGTCACTTCCACCCACGGAGACTCGCTCGCGCGCGATGCGTCAATAGCATTGTCCACGAGATTGCCGACCAGCGTGACCAACTCGCGTGCATTGAGCGAAGGAACCGGACCGAGCGCGGTGTCTTCGGTGATGGTCAGGTCGACCCCGCGTTCGGTCGCTTCACTCATTTTCCCGAGCAGCAGTGCGGCGAGCGCCGGCTCGTGGACCGCATTCATCAGACGATCTATCAACTGTTGGGACACTCGCAATTCATTAGTGGCGAAGGCCACTGCGTCTTCGTTCCGGCCCAACTCGACCATCGTGATGATCGTGTGCAGACGATTTGCACTCTCGTGGGCTTGCGATCGAAGCGACTCGGCAAAACTGCGTACCGAATCCAATTCCCCGAGTACGTTCTGCAATTCGGTGTGATCGCGAATTGTCAGCACGGTGCCAATTCTGTTGCCCTCCCACTCAACCGGGTGTTGGTTGACCACCAGCACACGCTTGTCGGTGAGGTGCACTTGATCCTTCGCGGGAGAGGCGTCGTCGACTCGCATGGTCTCGGGGATGGACGAAAGTGGCACGGGCCCGTCCGGTAGATCGAGGAGGCGACGCGCTTCGTCGTTGACGATATCCACTCGCGCATCTCTGCTTCGGCCTCGCCCGATCACCACCAGACCCTCACCGATGCTGTGCAGGACGGCGTCGTGGTGTTCGTACATGGTGCGCAGTTCATCCGGCGCCATCCCCAGGGTCTGTCGCCGGATACGCCGACTCACCAGAAGTGAACTCAGGAGGGCGGCAAGAAGACCGCCGCCGGCAACGAACAGGATGACCGGAACACTTTGGGCGAACTGCTTGCTGATCTGCTCGCGGGTGACACCGGCAGAAACCAGACCGACCAGGGTTCCGCCGGAATCGTAGACAGGAGTGACTGCGCGGATCGACGGCCCCAGCGACCCGGCGTACGTCTCTGTGAAGGTCACGCCGGCAAGTGCGCGGTCGATGTTCCCGGTGAAGAGTTGACCGATCAGCTCCGGGCTCGTGTGGGTGAACCGAGTGCGATCAGGCGCCATCACCACGATGAAATCGACGCCGGTTGCCTGTCGGATCTTCTCGGTCTGTGGTTGCAGAATCGCGGTCGGGTCCGGACTCGTCAGGGCTGCCGCCGTCGAATCCGACAGGGCGAGAGTCTGCGCTATCGAGCTCACCTGCCTGCGGATCGCGTCGTCGCTGTCTCGGCGTTCGTCGACAACTGCGAGCGCGGCTCCCACACCGATGACCAGCGCCAACAACGCCAATTGCAGGAGCAGGATCTGCCTGGCGACGCTCATACGTCGGCCGGTCTTTCGTTCGACCATCGAGCGCCTCCTGAACGTAATGAACACAAACTTCCGGGCCCACCTGTTTGCAACAAGAATTCTCCACGACTCGAAGTGATCCCGATCACTTCACAGATATCCGATCCAAAGGACACCCCATGAGCAGCACGGCAACAGGGACAGTAGACGGTTCCCCACAGCCCGAGGGCACCAAGGCAAAGCGCGACAAGACGCATTGGCTCTACATGAGCGTCATCGTCGCGGTCATCGGAGGCATCCTCGTCGGTTGGCTCGCACCCGAGTTCGGTAAGTCCGTCGGTGTACTCGGCACGTTGTTCGTCAGCCTGATCAAGATGATGATCAGCCCGGTCATCTTCTGCACCATCGTGCTCGGCATCGGCTCGGTTCGAGCGGCGGCCAAGGTCGGCAAGGTCGGCGGCCTCGCACTCGCCTACTTCATCGGGATGTCCACCATCGCACTCGCGATCGGCCTGGGCGTCGGCAACCTGCTCAACCCGGGCAGTGGCCTGAACATCACGCCCAATGCGGCCTCCGTGGCCAAGCTTGCAGATCAGGCCCACAGCGCGGGCGGTACCTGGGACTTCATCGCGTCCATCATTCCGACGTCGATGCTGTCCTCTCTCACAGCCGGCAGCGTGCTGCAGACTCTGTTCGTCGCCCTTCTGGTCGGCTTCGCGATCCAGTCGCTCGGCAAGTCGGGTGAACCGATCCTCAAGGCCGTCGGATACATCCAGAAGCTCGTGTTCAAGATCCTGACGATGATTCTCT encodes:
- a CDS encoding sensor histidine kinase gives rise to the protein MVERKTGRRMSVARQILLLQLALLALVIGVGAALAVVDERRDSDDAIRRQVSSIAQTLALSDSTAAALTSPDPTAILQPQTEKIRQATGVDFIVVMAPDRTRFTHTSPELIGQLFTGNIDRALAGVTFTETYAGSLGPSIRAVTPVYDSGGTLVGLVSAGVTREQISKQFAQSVPVILFVAGGGLLAALLSSLLVSRRIRRQTLGMAPDELRTMYEHHDAVLHSIGEGLVVIGRGRSRDARVDIVNDEARRLLDLPDGPVPLSSIPETMRVDDASPAKDQVHLTDKRVLVVNQHPVEWEGNRIGTVLTIRDHTELQNVLGELDSVRSFAESLRSQAHESANRLHTIITMVELGRNEDAVAFATNELRVSQQLIDRLMNAVHEPALAALLLGKMSEATERGVDLTITEDTALGPVPSLNARELVTLVGNLVDNAIDASRASESPWVEVTVMEEDSMMVVAVADSGPGMTPEALEKAKGRGYSTKSGSRGLGLALVSQVVKRHGGTLTSEPAMGSMLVVRIPLREAEAPR
- a CDS encoding response regulator produces the protein MIRVLIVDDEPLIAQAHRSYVERVPEFVVHGVVHSGNAAVRAVTAANATDQPIDLVLLDIGLPDASGLDVASALGGLRPSPDIIAVTSARDLEVVRSAVARGIVLYLLKPFTFAAFRDKLERYLEYRAALPAGESAVSQHDIDRAMSALRTSDDRAAAPKGFASQTLGLVAASVRDSEGPVTAAEVAASVGVSRVTAWRYLEKLADDGMLTRETEYGRAGRPQVRYRRT
- a CDS encoding S9 family peptidase, which produces MSLIPPVAKKVPTERTHHGHTFVDDYEWLRDKDNAEVVAYLEAENAYTDEQTAALEPLREKIFQEIKSRTQETDMSVPTRMGKWWYYSRSVEGKSYTVQCRCPIAGEDDWTPPDLTPGVELADEQILMDGNVEAEGHEFFSLGAFSISEDGTLLAYSVDIVGDERYTLRFKNLETGEMLADEIPDTAPGATWAIDHSHVFYMTVDDSWRPDTVWRHKLGTPQSQDVSVFHEPDERYWVSVGSTRSEKYLMIWVGSKVTSEGWMLESANPEGDFRVIIPRREGVEYGAEHAVIGGEDRFLILHNDVVDGIKAENFVLVEAPVSDPMNMTTLIEHSADVRLEEAEAFAGHLVLSYRREALTRVAVWPLTDDGYGERHEIDFDEELFSIGMGSNPEWAQPTIRLGFTSFITPGQVYDYYVASGELALRKSQPVLGDFDASNYEQRRDWAVADDGTRIPLSIVRRVGAPQGPAPLLLYGYGSYEASIDPSFSVARLSLLDRGVVFVVAHVRGGGEMGRHWYENGKTLTKKNTFTDFVSCAKHLIDTGVTSADRMVADGGSAGGLLMGAVANIAPELFAGILANVPFVDPLTSILDPSLPLTVIEWDEWGDPLHNKDVYDYMRSYSPYENVEAKDYPAILAITSINDTRVLYVEPAKWVAKLRATKTGDAPLLLKTEMSAGHGGVSGRYEKWKEVAFEFAWVLDTVGAN